In a single window of the Vitis vinifera cultivar Pinot Noir 40024 chromosome 6, ASM3070453v1 genome:
- the LOC104879690 gene encoding uncharacterized protein LOC104879690 has protein sequence MPPRRPASSQNSHTNDDIPPPPEALPLMSTEGLYRYLGTLAGLVERQARVTGSNGQGQSSSTRGSSFDDFKTLGSPYFSGTLDPTKVEAWIMKIEKFFDVIDCFEEQKVSYAAFMLDKEADHWWCMTKRLLEDQGPIVWSQFREAFYKKYFPDSVRRQKVGEFVRLEHGDLTMAQYEAKFTELSRFVPQLIATEEEKSLKFQDGLKPYLKNKISILKLSVYSEVVDRALIAEKDNEELH, from the coding sequence ATGCCACCAAGGAGACCTGCATCTTCCCAAAACAGTCATACTAATGATGATATACCTCCTCCACCTGAGGCTTTGCCCCTTATGAGTACTGAAGGGCTTTATAGATATTTAGGGACTTTGGCTGGCTTGGTTGAGCGTCAGGCTAGAGTTACTGGAAGTAATGGTCAAGGACAATCCTCATCTACTAGGGGTAGCTCATTTGACGACTTTAAGACGTTGGGTTCCCCTTACTTTTCTGGTACTTTAGATCCAACAAAGGTAGAGGCTTGGATTATGAAGATAGAAAAATTCTTTGATGTCATTGATTGTTTTGAGGAGCAAAAAGTCTCATATGCAGCATTTATGCTAGACAAAGAGGCAGACCATTGGTGGTGCATGACTAAGAGGCTTTTAGAGGATCAGGGGCCTATTGTTTGGAGTCAGTTTAGGGAGgctttttataaaaagtactTTCCTGACAGTGTTCGACGACAAAAGGTGGGAGAGTTTGTCCGTTTGGAACATGGGGATTTGACTATGGCCCAATATGAGGCTAAGTTTACCGAACTATCACGTTTTGTCCCACAGTTGATTGCTACAGAGGAGGAAAAATcattaaagtttcaggatggacTGAAGCCTTATCTGAAGAATAAGATATCAATTCTGAAGCTTAGTGTTTATTCAGAGGTGGTAGACAGAGCCCTTATTGCAGAGAAGGATAATGAAGAGCTTCACTAG